In Vibrio hippocampi, a single genomic region encodes these proteins:
- a CDS encoding DUF1365 domain-containing protein: protein MQSQLMVGSVDHRRYTPTEHHLNYPLFMPAIDLDELEQLTNKVWGFGERWWHWARFRRQDYVGGEGGLKRAVQKKVEELTGEQITGRVVAVCHLRYLGIYFSPVNFYYLYDDNDQWRYLLAEVSNTPWNERHYYAISAQQGNNHQNWTHDKAFHVSPFNPLSQQYQWRLKPLTQRVFVYLACHQEEKVFDATLALKARAFTSTNLVKLLLATPVMAVKVVAGIYWHALKLWLKKVPIYDHPKYKTQDKPLSK, encoded by the coding sequence ATGCAGAGCCAATTGATGGTGGGCAGCGTTGATCATAGACGCTACACCCCAACTGAGCATCACCTCAACTACCCACTGTTTATGCCTGCGATTGATCTCGACGAGCTAGAGCAATTGACGAATAAAGTATGGGGATTTGGTGAACGCTGGTGGCACTGGGCACGATTTCGTCGTCAAGACTATGTTGGCGGTGAAGGTGGCTTAAAACGGGCAGTACAGAAAAAGGTCGAGGAACTCACCGGTGAGCAGATCACAGGGCGAGTGGTGGCGGTGTGCCATTTGCGTTATTTGGGGATCTACTTTAGTCCAGTTAACTTTTATTACCTCTATGATGATAACGACCAATGGCGCTACCTTCTTGCTGAAGTGAGCAACACCCCTTGGAATGAGAGACACTACTATGCGATTTCGGCTCAGCAGGGTAATAACCATCAGAACTGGACTCACGATAAAGCATTTCATGTTTCTCCCTTTAATCCTCTGTCTCAGCAATACCAATGGCGGCTGAAACCTTTAACGCAACGCGTATTTGTCTATTTAGCCTGTCATCAAGAAGAAAAAGTGTTCGACGCCACGTTAGCGTTGAAGGCTAGGGCATTTACCTCGACAAATTTAGTCAAGCTACTGTTAGCCACGCCAGTGATGGCAGTCAAAGTGGTCGCGGGCATTTATTGGCACGCCTTGAAGCTTTGGCTGAAGAAAGTACCCATTTACGACCACCCGAAATACAAGACTCAAGACAAACCGTTGAGCAAGTAG
- a CDS encoding DUF2878 domain-containing protein, whose product MSATKQLILVSTWFQVFWFLAVLGQASLAWLSVVLAVVTVLVTCQRFQLRVSLLAAIALMGMVIDGLNHQFGLLIFDLPFIPIWLGALWVMFAWYALYLCRVISQYPIVIVAVAGGIGGSLSYIAGYKLSAVEFGVTMTTAAAILFVEWFFIVLAILSLYRFVQKRKGRISHGAL is encoded by the coding sequence ATGTCTGCGACGAAACAGCTCATTCTTGTCAGCACTTGGTTTCAAGTTTTCTGGTTTTTGGCGGTGCTGGGTCAAGCATCCTTAGCTTGGTTGAGCGTTGTTCTGGCGGTTGTCACGGTTTTAGTCACTTGCCAGCGTTTTCAACTGAGAGTGTCGCTATTGGCGGCAATTGCATTGATGGGCATGGTGATCGATGGTTTAAACCATCAGTTTGGGCTGTTGATATTTGACTTGCCTTTTATTCCCATTTGGCTGGGCGCGTTATGGGTGATGTTCGCTTGGTACGCGCTCTATCTATGCCGTGTGATTAGTCAATATCCCATCGTCATTGTGGCGGTTGCAGGGGGAATCGGTGGCTCTCTTAGTTATATTGCGGGCTATAAACTGTCTGCGGTGGAATTTGGGGTCACTATGACCACCGCCGCTGCCATTTTGTTTGTCGAGTGGTTTTTTATCGTGTTAGCAATCCTATCGCTCTATCGTTTCGTACAAAAACGGAAAGGGAGGATCAGTCATGGCGCGTTATAG
- a CDS encoding DUF3833 domain-containing protein, with protein MKRLHPFWLLLLTLFVSACSSDIDDYQQTQPSFDLFGYFEGKTLAWGMVQDYTDQQTRRFTVSIIGTIEGDTLVLEEDFVFDDGELDRRVWVISRLDNGRYVGEADDIVGTAEGIEVGNALHWKYDFNLEVDDSSHTVTFDDWLYRQDEKHLFNLTSIKKWGVEVGRITLFFQK; from the coding sequence ATGAAAAGATTGCACCCGTTCTGGTTGTTGCTACTGACACTCTTTGTTTCAGCTTGCAGTAGCGATATTGATGATTATCAACAGACACAACCGAGCTTTGACCTGTTTGGCTACTTTGAAGGAAAGACACTAGCTTGGGGGATGGTTCAAGACTATACCGACCAACAAACGCGCCGTTTTACGGTGTCGATCATTGGAACGATAGAGGGCGATACACTTGTCCTTGAGGAAGATTTTGTTTTCGATGATGGCGAACTCGACCGAAGAGTATGGGTGATCAGTCGCTTAGACAATGGACGTTATGTTGGTGAAGCGGATGATATCGTGGGGACAGCGGAAGGGATTGAGGTCGGTAATGCTCTGCATTGGAAATATGATTTCAATCTTGAGGTGGACGACTCAAGTCATACGGTCACGTTTGATGATTGGCTGTACAGACAAGATGAAAAGCACCTGTTTAATTTAACCAGTATAAAAAAATGGGGCGTGGAGGTGGGGCGTATTACGCTGTTTTTCCAAAAATGA
- a CDS encoding SAM-dependent methyltransferase, which produces MINSTSLPAPTSLNGLQKTAKGIAYHCLYKLEIGCLTVIESFSQDGSNGKSVGERFGKPNGDEPNAVIEVKHPEFYRRLLQGGSIAAGEAYMEGWWDSPDLTSLMELMALNLNALDSIEERSGFLKKILYKLGHWVNRNTEQQSKQNIHAHYDLGNDLYETFLDTNMLYSSALFHSQVETLEQAQINKMDRLCQQLKLTPSDHVMEIGTGWGGMAIYMAKQYGCRVTTTTISDEQYDYAKAEVEKQGLSQQITLLKQDYRKLEGQFDKLVSIEMIEAVGKSYLVSYLKKCQSLLKPKGLMAIQAITIADQRYDYYSNSVDFIQKYIFPGGFLPSITALTGNCTRHTDLIVRDLYDIGPDYALTLQHWRKRFESALEQVKSLGYDERFIRMWRYYFCYCEGGFKAKSISTVHMTLQRTT; this is translated from the coding sequence ATGATCAATTCCACATCATTACCAGCACCGACGTCTCTAAACGGTTTGCAAAAAACAGCAAAAGGCATTGCGTACCATTGTTTGTACAAACTGGAAATAGGCTGTTTAACGGTAATTGAAAGCTTTAGTCAAGACGGAAGCAACGGCAAGTCGGTGGGCGAACGCTTTGGTAAGCCGAATGGTGACGAACCGAATGCGGTGATTGAGGTGAAGCATCCGGAGTTTTATCGTCGCTTGTTGCAAGGCGGAAGTATTGCCGCGGGTGAGGCTTATATGGAGGGTTGGTGGGACAGTCCAGATTTGACGTCTTTGATGGAGTTGATGGCACTTAACCTGAATGCCCTCGATTCTATTGAAGAGCGTTCCGGCTTTTTGAAGAAGATCTTGTATAAGCTTGGTCACTGGGTCAATCGCAATACTGAGCAGCAATCAAAGCAGAACATTCACGCTCATTACGATCTAGGTAACGACTTGTATGAGACGTTCCTTGACACAAATATGCTTTATTCCTCGGCGCTGTTTCACTCACAAGTTGAGACGTTAGAGCAAGCTCAGATAAACAAAATGGACCGTCTTTGTCAGCAGCTAAAACTGACTCCAAGTGATCATGTGATGGAAATTGGTACCGGTTGGGGGGGAATGGCGATCTATATGGCGAAGCAGTACGGCTGTCGTGTAACCACCACCACGATTTCGGACGAGCAGTATGACTATGCCAAAGCTGAGGTTGAAAAGCAGGGATTATCACAGCAAATCACCTTGTTAAAACAAGACTATCGCAAACTGGAAGGGCAATTCGATAAATTGGTCTCTATCGAGATGATAGAAGCCGTAGGTAAAAGCTATCTTGTCTCTTATCTTAAAAAGTGCCAATCATTGTTAAAACCCAAGGGCTTGATGGCCATTCAGGCGATTACCATTGCTGACCAGCGATACGATTACTATTCAAACAGTGTCGACTTTATTCAGAAGTACATTTTTCCGGGGGGCTTTTTACCGTCAATCACTGCGTTAACTGGCAACTGTACCCGGCATACGGATTTAATTGTGCGGGATTTATATGATATCGGTCCTGATTACGCGTTGACACTGCAACACTGGCGCAAGCGTTTTGAGTCGGCGTTAGAACAGGTCAAAAGTCTGGGTTATGACGAGCGCTTTATCAGAATGTGGCGTTATTACTTCTGCTATTGCGAGGGCGGCTTTAAGGCAAAAAGCATCAGTACCGTGCATATGACGTTACAACGTACCACCTAA
- a CDS encoding chalcone isomerase family protein, protein MARYSKYSIAFALLLGVGLQTSGTQASDMQTSDIQTSDIQTSERRTLHREGMEWSQWQVVGEAQLSWLFFDIYRSQLLAPDGRYRQDDDVTPHPIALKITYQRSISRQQLLDATLDQWQEMGFDKETRHRWIATLYDIFPDVDEDHQLIYVTDGSTGTFYSLVPKQPMKAVGHIEDEMLNDGFLSIWLGRNSQFPDLRSQLIGMNR, encoded by the coding sequence ATGGCGCGTTATAGTAAATACAGTATCGCTTTCGCATTGTTATTGGGAGTTGGCTTGCAAACGAGTGGCACACAAGCGAGTGACATGCAGACGAGTGACATCCAGACGAGTGACATCCAGACAAGTGAAAGACGAACCTTGCATCGTGAGGGTATGGAGTGGTCGCAGTGGCAAGTTGTCGGTGAGGCGCAGCTATCATGGTTATTTTTTGATATTTATCGCTCACAATTGCTCGCCCCTGATGGGCGATATCGACAGGACGATGATGTCACGCCGCACCCTATTGCCTTGAAAATTACTTATCAAAGAAGTATCAGTCGTCAGCAGTTGCTCGATGCCACTTTGGATCAGTGGCAAGAGATGGGCTTCGATAAAGAAACGCGCCACCGTTGGATAGCGACTCTCTATGATATTTTTCCCGATGTGGACGAAGACCATCAGTTAATTTATGTGACGGATGGTAGTACAGGTACGTTTTATTCACTCGTTCCCAAACAGCCAATGAAAGCGGTCGGTCATATCGAAGATGAAATGCTAAACGATGGGTTTTTATCTATTTGGCTCGGTCGTAACAGCCAATTCCCCGATTTAAGATCGCAATTGATAGGAATGAATCGATAA